CCTGCAACAAGTGCAAATCTCGAAAGTCATTATATTCAGATGGATCTAATGGAGCAAAAGAGAACAAAGAATGGATTTGTAGTTCTTGTAACTAGGAGGCATTTGATTGAACACGGTACTAACTAATGGGGAAATAAGCAAAGCTTCCATGGCATATCTACAGAAGCATGGACAAACTAATACTATGCaatcatcataaacctttcatGCTTATGTGTTCTGTTACCTCCATATGTGCTTCACTCAATATAGAGGCCAACTACCATTTGCCAAAACTTGCATACCCCACTGGCATTATCTTTTGtctatttacaaaaaatttctggaacaaatGCATGCTTTGCTTATGATGATGGAAGAGAACTCACTAACTTTGTCTTCTAAGTTTTAAATTTCACCTTAGCAATAGCTCTAAGACAATTTTACCGATCCAGCATAGAATAAACCCATCCTTTAGCAGTACATATCACTTATAGATTCTCTTATAACAGGGAAGGACCACTCAAACATGGAACTCGATGTCTCCTCTGTAGCAACAGACTATATCATTTCACATTCCTCTTGAGTGTACAAAAATGGAGCTCCACAGTATGCAATCTAAAAGCATGTCCCGAGAATTTAAGgtagattaattttaattatctcCTCAATTCCAACAACTAACACATGCATTAAGAAACGGAATATAAGCAACTCCACGACTACATCTATCGATTCTTAATGATCAAGATACACTCAAGTCACATCAAAACATCAAACTCTGATAGGCCTCAACTAGTCAAAGGAAGATAGACAAACATCAAGTCGGCTACAAGCATGACTTACACTGCTAGCAGCTCATGAAGATTTCCGATCTCATTCGGAAGCTCCCCAGAGAATGCATTGGCATTAAGGCTCCTAACAACAGTAGAATGTGGCAATAATTAGGGACGGACCAAAAACAACTTAACATCACAACTTAACAtcattaaaacattaaaatcaaCCCTTTAATCAAATCACATTGTTCTTGTCACAGTGGGGGAATTACAGGTATTGCATGCGATTCAGATTGCCAATCCCCCCCGGTATTGATCCCGTCAAGAGATTCAGACCCAAGTTCCTGCGATGAAAATAAGTGAAAATTCAGATCATTCAGACATCTACTCATGtgacaaaatgagaaaaaaaaaactgttccagaaacaattatATCGACAAAAACTCATGAATCTTCACTTTAATCAAATCATTTGTCCCTCCTTCGATTCACTTTGTAGGATCCAACCCCACAGGAATCCGTGCTCGCCGACACAAGTTGATTACAGGCGTTTCCCTGCCGTTGCTATTCCGGCGAGCTTTTAGCTTTTTCCATCCGCAAAACTCGCTCGCCGGAGACCACTCTCCGTCGCGTCTCGATCGCGATTTTCACGGTGCCGGTGAACCGGCCCATGCGATTACTTGAACCGGACATTTCGGTCATCGGACCGGTCTAAACTTGTGACTTTGGTTGGAAGGGAAGTCGAAAAGGAAGTAAGGAATCTGCTCTCAGGCAATCGCAATAGCACTTACAGCCCCAAAACTTCTAGGATGTTCAGATGTCATAACTTTTCAAACTGTcgcatttaagtgccataacatTAAGAAAACATTCACTTAAATTCACTCATGTAACGTCAATCATCTTACTGACTTGAAAATCCTACATaacattattttaatataacatCTTTTGATGTGGCTTACAAAAGAAATGATGTCATTAGAAGTGTATAGAATAATATCCCTTGAGCTCTTTCCCCGCCTCAAATTGACAAGGCTAATGCAAGCGAAACTATAAGTGAGGTAGAATAACATCACTTATTGAAAGAGGAGGTGGTGTTGGCATTATTGTGACAACACTCCGTCAAGTCCATGATTACTTAATTGAAGACCTCACGCATACATTCGATTTGGTGACTCCAAGTTTCTAACATTGTCATAAAAGAAGCTTCCTCATCCCTTGTTATTGATATTGATCATGTACTCTAAATGggaaaagtgtaaaaaaaaagttctaaacctattgcacttgtCCTAATTTAGTtccaaatattttaataatgtcaatttagtcccaaatgTTTTGATTTGGTCTCAATTTAGTCATTCATGCTAATTTTTGCTAGATATTACTAATGTGGATGTCAATCAACGCTgatgtgaaaaaatttaataatattttaatttttttcaatttttatgattttttatgatttttttttcttctcatttcttcttcttccttttactaGTGACTAGCCACTGGCAACAAGCAATGGCTGGCCATTAGCCATGGCGGAGTGGGctagccttgccaaatctggcctaggcgagggctcccctcataGGGTGTCACTCAAGCGAAGGCGATGCCAGTCGAGGTTGCCCTGGCTTGGGCGAGGGCAACCTTTGCTTAGGGGAAGGCAGCCTCGACGATGGagcgaggccgacccttgctAGGGCTCGGCCTTGCCATCCGGCCATCACCTATAGTCAATGGCCAATCgctggcaaaaggaagaagaagaaatgaaaaaaaaaaaataatcagaaaactaatttaaaaattgaaaatttattaaaacgttattaaaaaattttcaaagtcaaCGGTGTCACGTAAGCTAGTCAATGTCCGTGTTAGAAATATccagtcaaaattagccaaaatgactAAATAGGCATTAAGTCAATacgtttagaactaaattggtattagttcaaaatatttatgactaaattaacttCATtcaaagtttatgactgaattgatatcaagtcaaaaggtttatgactcaattgggacaaatacaataggtttaaggtttttttttattttttacactTTTCCCTACTCTAAAtggataataatacaaataaactttgaattttaattcaatatataatgtggTCAATGaagtttaaatttgttcaatatgttcCATAAACTTTAGCCCAATGTACAATGTCGTCCATAAACTTTCAATATGTTCaatgtggtccataaacttttggtacatattcaagttagtccttaaattatatgaaaatgtttagtattttcttttcattaatttgaattcaaggataacattgaatattttcatatagttcatggattatattgaacaattatcaaaagttcaagattacactaaaaaaattataaatttagaGATGCATTATACATTGGGCTAAATTTTATtaaccatattgaacaaattaaaatttcatgaacCACAGTGCACATTAGACCAAAGTTTAAGGATCATTTGAGTCATTGTCTCTACTCTAAAACTAATGTTGGAATGAGAGGATTGATTGGTATGTGTTCGATGTAGTTGAAAGGCATGAAAATGGGGTCCAGGGTATTCAAAAACCAACTTCTCACGGACCAGCCATCTTTAATTTCAGATGAAAATGGTGTCCAAGGCTTTTTTATTGGAACCTAAATTAGGCCTAGATATTCAATTGGGGGCAAGGAAATGGCTCAAACAATGCCGTTCTACATCCCTCCAGCCACATCGGACGATTTTATATTAAGCTAATGTTTTGTAGGATTTTTAAGCAAGAAAAATCACCGACATTACTAAAGTAAATGTTTTTTAAGAGTTATGCCATttacaaaaaatagatttttttttgttatttttcattttaaaattatatagatAGCACCATTAAAATTAACGTAGCTCTTGAGATTTCAGGGGATCGGTTCTTGTTAAAGCGTTTTttactaaattaacaaattattattGTTCCGTATTTATATGAGGAAGATTGATGgtattgacaaaaagaaaaaaggaagaagaagaaaagctggGCCTTAATAATATCTTGGCATGAGATTTTCTATATTCACTATTGGAACTAATTTCCCGTCATATCTCATCGTAATTAAGGTTCACGTTTACGACAAGGTACAATGGTGGATTCTAAGTCTATATCCATCCTTGTGTACGTCATCTAATCGGTCAATTTCTTGAATGAACCCTCCACATAGACAGCATTAACTCAATTGATATCTAATCAGTCGTAAGTTATGAGTAGGCCCAAGAATTCCCCTCACCTTGATTTCCAAACTACAGAacgaaataataatttttcctttttgtttcatttttcttcattgtctTTCAATTTTTCACGTATCTTTTATCTTAAATTGCTAAACATGGGCAAGATGCCAGGATGATAAGGCTGTGAGACTGCTAGACCTattaaaatgggtcataaatccATCCTTTAACCTATATGAGAATTAAATGGGTTGTTTATATTGAGTCACTGAGTCATATATGAGTTTAAACACAATatgggtgttaaatgggtttacaacTTACTTAGACTCAACCAACATTTATATCTTTCTTCAATCTCTCTCATGTTCACTCAATCTCGTGCTTATTAACTTCACACTCTCACATCAGTTTTCGTAGATTAGATTAACAACAAAATTTGGGGTTGGTGCAGATTGGGTTGAGTATAAGTCACAAGATTTGCATAACAtagtaataaatcaaaacaagttAAATAGATTTATTTGGGTTGAACCATTTATGACTAGACCTAACCCACCCATTTGACAAATCTAAGACTAAATAACAAAAACTTTAGGAAGAAGGAAGCAAAATGGGAATCGTACAGAGATGTGAGGTAACTTAAACTCCATAGCTCCTCCGGAATCGAACCTACAATGTTCAGCGAATAGATCCGCCTGCAAAACGACACTGTTTTAGTGTTTTAGATTATGTGATGAATCGAGACTAATAAAATAGTTGATTAGAATGTCATGTTGCATTTGAATTATCTAATTAAATCTGCGTAGCAAGCATTTCCATGCATACTGCATTAGCGTACTTAATTACTAAATCTGATAGGAGAGAGTCGTTGGTACCCACAGTTGAGTTATATGACAGGTGGAATCGTTGTCGTAAAAACAATTGCATCTGATGTAGGGCTTGTAGCCGGCTTCGTCGATGCTGGTCGCAGAGAGGGCAACCCCGCTGCATGGTTCTCCGCTAATGTTCCACTCGTTCAGCGGCGCAGCCAGGTTCCAATGTTGGAATACACGATTCAAAGCTTTTACTGTGTGATTGAGTAACAAGCACAAAGCAAAATTATTGTCAGGATGTCCGCTAGAAGTTCAAGTGGCAGATGGAGTTCAATACTAAGCCAAACTGGGCTATCTCAGATATTACGCATCCAAGTAACCCTGACATTATCCATCACcatcaggtctctctctctctctctctctctctctctctttccatcaGATCTGGAAACCCCCGTTGTCAATCGATGCTGGTGTTGTGCAGATCTGGGCGACAAGGGCTCTATTGATGGCGGAGACAACGAGGAGCATGAGTCAACGTTGGATGAAACTTGAAGGCGGTGAGGCTAGGCGACTAAGCTGGTGATGGCGAGCGGCTGAGTGGGTGAGATAGAGCAAGAGGCTACTGACGGGGCCATGGTCGGAGTGGCGGTGGTGGTCTTGAAGATGGGGTGGGGGGGTATGGCGGCAGCGGTGGCTTAGCTACGGTGGTGTAGGGGAGAGGTGTGCGTGAAGAATTATATTCAAGCTTGTCTTGGCGCATAATATTTTAGACGAATCAACTTATAACATGATTGAAGGAGGAAGTTTCCCTCatataatttgtcaatattcaacttgatattGAGATAATATGGGACCTGATTGGATATACAAGTGGCACTTGATAAAAATAGAATACAAGACCCCACAAGAGGAcatcaagaaaaattaactcaagttcttcaatatTCCATCATGATAAAGGCCAGTAACATTAAGCATTCCTTATTTGTAATCACCcttttagataaatttcaaCCTCTTgcatgcatgagagagagagagagagagagagagaaccttcaAGTGGATCTGTAGTAGCTTGAGCCATGGCCATATCAAGGAATAcccagaaaaaagaagcaaagaagaggaagaggaagaagctgaATCTTGAAGGGAGCAGCATGGACTCCATTGATTTTACAACACGAGAGCCAAGCATTATCTGAAACACACATCAACTAGACGGATGAAATTGGGGGCAAAGACCAGCAGTCGTCATGGCCACAAGATTCAAGTCAAGCCAGACGGATAAAATTGGTGGCCACAAGATTCAAGTCAAGCAGACGGATAAAATTGGGGGCAAAGACCTGCAGGTCGACTTGACGGCACTTTGTGGCGACTCTTCTCCAGTGTTGGCCAGGCTCATATGTGGAGATGAGTTGTCACTGCGCAACTTTCCCTCCGTCGCTGTTCCGCTCATCATATTGACAAAACTGCCAAACATGTTATCAGTCAAGTGCCCTGGCTTTGAAGGCACAGGTATGACATTGGTACGTCCCAGAAGCATCGCCACTACACTGGACATCCGCGGCCTTAGAGATGGCTGCATCTGGGCGCAGAGGAGGGCCACGTGAATCACTCTTTTAACTTCCTCTTCTTCGAATTCTGATAATCTAGGGTCCACTAATTCGACATGGCGCTCGTTCTCGTACAGGTGCCAGGCCTTAAAAGCaaaaaatttcaccaaaatcAGCAAACTAAAGTGCATGACAAAAAACCAGAGGACTATTACCAACGAAGAACAAAAGGCCATTCACCCCTATTCTTTTTCCTGGAAAGGTTAAGACATTGGAGGAGTCAATCCCTTCCCAACTACTGTTTTATTTAGAAAGATGCCCATTTCATTCTGTCAATGCACAGATTGAAGAGGATTATCGGCACCCTTTCGAATCAAATTTGGttgctgatttttttattataatatcattaatctaaaaaaatgTTGGTTCTGTAAAAGAGGCTATAGATCTTTAGTTCAGCATGTCAAATAAGGAGTGCTTCTTTTAACTGAAGCAGAAGCAGTTGAATTGAATACTCTATAAGTGCATTGCCCGTAAAGTTAACACATACAACTTCTCTTCATCATCGGAGAATGATAAGTATACAATGACATCTCACACGCCCCCTTGTAATCTGATATATGAAGAAATATGGACGAATGCGTGCCTACACGTAATAAAGCGTGAAAATACATGTGCATTACCTCTTATATATGCACATACAGGGTGCATGCATATGAGGTCCCACATTGGGAACGCGGTGTAATGTGGAGCAATTAATATATCCTAGTTGACCTATAATTATTGGCAGTGAAGATGGATccatttgaataaattaatggaTTTGAACTTGGGTTCTCTACTAAATATCTGCTCACATGTGTAGGGGTCTTAAGCAAAACAATCTCATATTGGGAATGTGGTGTAACATGAAGCAATTAATTGACCAATCATTGGTTTAAGGTTCGAAGCTTCAACCGTGTCGACCCaacatttccttttcaaattctCATAGTCTATTAAAGAAATTCGAGAAGGGTTCTGCATCCTCTAAATTCCgttggccaaaataaaaaagaacttaaaCAAACTTAAATGATCCGTATGCAAATAATTCCGTTTATCTTTACCCACTCAAGCAGAGATACCTCTTCTTCAGATGCACATTTTGGCTTTCCACCAATAATCTCTAAAGCCACCATGCCAAAGACAAAGACATCAGCCTTCTCAGTTAGGTGTCCACGCATGGCATACTCAGGTGCCAGATATCCACTATTCCAGTCCCAGAAAATAAGGTGCAAACGTATGCACATAGACTTATATGTATGAAAACATTTATAATCAGAAAGCAAAGAGGCTAAGTGTTCAGTATCTTACATTGTCCCTGCAATTCTGGTGCTTATGTTAGTTATTTTATCATTATAAAGCTTTGCCAATCCAATGTCTGAAATTTTTGGGTTAAGACTTGAATCGAGCAGAATATTGCTGGCCTCCACATCTCTGTGCACAATTCTAACTCTTGATTCTGCATGAAGGTAAGCTAGTCCTCGCACTATGCCCAAACATATATCATAACGAGTGCCCCAGTCGATAAGAAGGCTTGTTTTCCCTGTGCCATTCATGTCATTAGTAATATTGTGTCTAGCATTTTTGCATCAAATGGAATATCCATTAAATGCAAAGTACTGATACTTAACCAAATAAGGCATGATCGAGGCTACTGTTCTCTAGAAACT
The nucleotide sequence above comes from Eucalyptus grandis isolate ANBG69807.140 chromosome 2, ASM1654582v1, whole genome shotgun sequence. Encoded proteins:
- the LOC120290581 gene encoding probable LRR receptor-like serine/threonine-protein kinase At1g56140, which translates into the protein MDQQRIFIPQGTHDDGRVVAVKKLSATSDQGKNQFLAEIETISAVQHRNLVNLYGCCVHGDKRLLVYEFLENSSLDHALFGKTSLLIDWGTRYDICLGIVRGLAYLHAESRVRIVHRDVEASNILLDSSLNPKISDIGLAKLYNDKITNISTRIAGTIGYLAPEYAMRGHLTEKADVFVFGMVALEIIGGKPKCASEEEAWHLYENERHVELVDPRLSEFEEEEVKRVIHVALLCAQMQPSLRPRMSSVVAMLLGRTNVIPVPSKPGHLTDNMFGSFVNMMSGTATEGKLRSDNSSPHMSLANTGEESPQSAVKSTCRSLPPILSVCLT